The following coding sequences are from one Lolium rigidum isolate FL_2022 chromosome 6, APGP_CSIRO_Lrig_0.1, whole genome shotgun sequence window:
- the LOC124667797 gene encoding uncharacterized protein LOC124667797: protein MFPIAIGFVDGETEDNWTWFMEQVRKAIGPLPLLANFVKKFHGDTHKNMWPAAKTYRPERFVYHMQNVLAACPDVGPYLTQYHNLLWMRSSFNTEIKCDYIHNNLAESFNGWIKEIKDLPVDELADTYRQWVMKLFQLRRTIGSLLNGKILGFVMYPPRPKVSAGRRRKNRIKSFLEGGGSKSKAKGNEKEKKRLGSQNRCKKCGVLGHRQNTCPTNGTRKRKRKSKKSSAGGALTIDEAAARAACVDLPISESQCTPIKNSMVATLQASPGPVTRRQLSLAMAEDAALEHMVSPPRDVEKIAPKKITPRKKKKN, encoded by the exons ATGTTCCCTATTGCAATTGGCTTCGTAGATGGAGAGACCGAGGATAACTGGACATGGTTTATGGAACAAGTGCGCAAGGCCATTGGTCCACTTCCTCTTCTTGCT AATTTTGTGAAGAAATTCCATGGTGACACTCACAAAAACATGTGGCCAGCCGCTAAAACCTATAGACCTGAACGTTTTGTCTACCACATGCAAAATGTCCTTGCTGCTTGTCCTGATGTTGGTCCATATTTGActcaatatcataatttgttgtggaTGAGATCTAGCTTCAACACTGAGATCAAATGTGATTACATACATAACAACCTTGCCGAGTCTTTCAATggttggatcaaagaaataaaggaTCTCCCCGTTGATGAGCTAGCTGACACATACAGGCAATGGGTAATGAAGTTATTTCAGCTTAGGAGAACAATTGGGTCCTTGCTTAATGGCAAAAT CCTTGGCTTTGTAATGTATCCACCACGTCCGAAGGTGTCTGCAGGAAGGCGCAGGAAGAACAGGATTAAGAGCTTCTTGGAAGGTGGTGGTAGCAAAAGCAAGGCAAAAGGGaatgaaaaggaaaagaaaagactgGGAAGCCAAAATAGATGCAAAAAATGTGGTGTGTTGGGCCATAGGCAGAATACTTGCCCAACAAATGGCACTAGGAAAAG aaaaagaaagagtaaAAAGAGCTCAGCTGGAGGTGCATTGACAATAGATGAGGCAGCTGCTAGAGCAGCATGTGTGGATCTACCGATTTCTGAAAGTCAGTGCACACCTATAAAGAATTCAATGGTAGCTACGCTCCAAGCTAGCCCTGGACCGGTCACTAGAAG GCAACTATCTTTGGCTATGGCTGAGGATGCAGCACTGGAGCATATGGTGTCGCCACCACGAGATGTCGAGAAGATAGCTCCGAAGAAGATAACAccaaggaagaagaaaaaaaactag